TTTGGAAATTTGTTTAAAGATAGTTTTATCATTTATAATTCATGGTGAAACGCTCGCTTATGAACAGGGTTTATAAATGTGAATTCTTAATAATAACGTGAGAGTACGTTCTCTGCACCAGTAGCTAAACCTATCTTCACCTTCTCCACTCTGATGCATATTGTTCAGGGCAACTCCCACCAGGATGAGATCTAAATTTCTGTATGTGTGAAGTCAAATCAGATCCACTGTGAGAGAGCCAACCTTCCGCCGGGAAGAATCAGCACCTGGCTGATCCTCTGTAACacgcctgtctgcctgcatgacCAGAGAGGAGCCTGACTAAGGCTGGTACAGACCACCTGATGACAGCCAACCAATCACCACTCATAATACTGAGAGCCGCCCTGATGAAGCCGTACCCCCCTCCTACCgccagctcctccacccctcctccctccacccacctcctccccctactgCCTTCTCCCACTCACTCCCTGGAACAAGAGTTACTTCCCTTGCGCTTGGATCAACAGACATAGCCGGGaaaaaataagagagagagaaaaacatacAGTAGCTGTCAAGACTTCGACCTGTCTGAGTTTCTTACCTTTAAGAGTGCCTAACTGTATGTAcacacatcgacacacacacacacacacattttccattTGTCAAGGCGGCTGGCATACCTGTCACCCTCTGAGAGAAAAAAGCTAACTTATTTATTTCAGAGTTCAGAGTAATTACAGACATTACCTCTGTGCTCGGCAGTGACACAGCATTCACATACGCAGGTgtcagagagcgggagggaagaCATGCCAGAAGGAAATGTTACTCTTTTACTTCTCTAATCTTTAATCAAATTAAATAGGTGAGCacagtttttttctctttctttccctctcccactccctctctcccccctcccccctgcctccttgcctccctcctcctctctgcctctccatctGACTCTGgatagagagaaaagaaagagcttTGCCTGAAACAGCCCAGGAAACATGAATGTGTCACAGAAAACCATTCCTGTCAGCCCTGTCCAGAGATTCATCTCCTTGGTATGACTGAACAAGTACATATGGGAACACAGACAGGAGGAAAATGGAAAACACCAAGGCCAAGAAACCAAGGGATGGTATCTGTTCCCATTTCCGGCTATTTGGCAAAGACGAGACAGGATAAATATGTACTTCATTTCTCCTGAACACAGCTTCTTCTGAGGAAACATGTTGatgctcttctctccttcttgaCTCTAAATAATTGAACAGAGGGAAAGGCCTCTGCAGGGTTACTATTGAGTTTCGACTGACTTTGACTCTGTTACTGCTGCTTgtctacatacacacatgcacacacatgcacacacacacacacacacacacacacacacatgcttggtgACAAAGCGGCTGTCTCAACTGAACTGCTTTGAGCTGATGACAAAACGAGAGTGATATGAAGACGAGAGCAGGTACAACATGGTCAGACTCCGCTGGGGTTGCCtatagtaaccccccccccccctacacacacacacacacacactaccccaacaccccacctctctccgcCGCCCGGGGCtctgacaggagagagatgaCAAGTTACTGAACTACAGGAAGCTGAGGAAAACAACTTCTCTGTGCGTGAAACCCCGCCTGTGTTTTACATCCCCCCTCACAAGCACAGCTTCAGGGATAGTTTACGAGACAAAGACACTTTGACAATGTCAGCTTCTGTCACGCGCGATGTGGATGGTTGCTAGAGAATGGCCCGCTCAGCCTTCTATGTGCTCTACGTACGTTGTGTAAAGACTCTGTGAGGATGAGTTGTGTGACTGGATGTCTTGGGGCCTTTATGATAATGAGAGCCTGTAATAGCTTGTCCTCCCTCAACTAAAACATCccaataaataaaacatagtGACTCCTGAATTACAGTCACATGATAtcgagggaaagaggagaaagggaagaagacaggaagacaggcaggaaggaTGAAGGaagaaagcaagaaaagaaggaaggctggaaggaaggaagtacggaaggaaggaggaacggaagaaaggaaggaaggctggaaggaaggaaggaataaagaaaggaagaaaggaagaaaggaggaaaggaagaaaagaaggaaggaaggaaggaagaaagaaagaaaagaaggaaaaaaagaaggaagaaaagaaggaaggaaggtatGGGAGCAGTTCACTACCTCTGTGCACATACACagcagtacagtacacacacaccccccacacccctttaAACACAGACTCATAGACCCTCTCATGCACACTCATAAACCCTTAAGAGAGTTGTTAAGGATGTAAAGATGTAACCGTTGGTCTGTTGATTCTGGTAATTATCATTAATAAGCAGCTTTTGAAGAAACATGACTGTGAGCCACATTTAGAGAGCCTGCTTTATTAATCAGCCAGCTGTTTGTTGTAGCTTTTAGGGGAGGTACAGGAATAGAGGTACAGAAGGAAGGATACTGTAGCAGCTCATTCACAAGTGTAAGATGCAACGGTGTGTCTTACATGTTTTGTGATCACAGCACAGGTGTCAGAGTGATCCAGTTCTCTCATAAAAAGCCTAACACAGCAGTGCTATGAGCCACAAGATTAATTCgataataaaataatacattttggGAATAAGGAGAGGGACTTGTGCCCTTCTCTATAATCACCATAACAACATCAGGTACATCAGCATACCAGACCCTCAGGTTGTAGTCTCCCTGTCTTTGTATTCTCCCgacaagagacagagggagagacggagacagggaggtaccccccgcaccccccccccctcaggtcaGCACTCAGGTGCAGCGGTCtgtagccctccccccaccagcccaAGCCCCAGGCAGCTCCTCCGGTCTTCAAAGCTGCCCGCTCACTCCATGAAGAGGttgagcgaggagaggagagaagacaagGTGCCAATTCCAAAGAAAAAACTAAGAGACGTTTATTTCCGGAGGCCGGGGGGAAAAAATGCATTTGATGCGAGGATGAACACAGTGGGCATCAGCTATTAACATAATGGAATGTCCACAATGTTCTTGTTAAAAACGTTTGACACACCTCCTGATCCCACAGTGGCCTGTTGTATCCTCACGTCGGAAACCCTGGATGTAGGGGCTGAATCCCGAACCACGGTATTCCAGAATCCAGGAATCATGAATGTGAGGAGATGTACTCTCCAATCCAATCATTATGAAGCTATACTACACACTCTACAGGCTGCTCTATAAACACTTAGATACTCAATAATTCCACTCATCCATCACGATTTGTTAGGATAACACAAGCACTCACCATGACGTCTTAAAGGTAATTTGTATGTTTATTATGCACAACATGCATATAAATCTTTTAGATAAGCATCAATAATAGCCCACTCCCCTCTCTGGGCCAGgctgctgtggaggaggaggaagaagaggaggaggaggatagcagGCTCAAACCAGGCTCTCTAAGTTTGGTCATCAGAGCTATACTCACAGTCATACTGCCCTCCTGTGGTCAAAAGGAATATAACAACCATATTGACATTTACAGAGGAGGCAGTTGTCTTTTTATGGTATCCAGGAATGTTAAACCAAAAAGAGAGAGTAAACGTTTGGTCTTATATAATGCGTATTCATGTCACACAACCATGTTAAGACTAGCATTACGTTCATCCCAAAGACACAAACTGCAGTAGGCACCGTTGGCTGCCAGGCTAGGGTAGATTTGTAGTCCTGCGTCAGTTGGGCACAATCCTTGGTCAAAAACGCTGCACTCTTCATTtctgttcccctcctcctccttctctttctctgcattttctccctcttccttctccttcgcctcttcttcctcttctgtgTTTTGGATGCTAACGATCTCGACATCGACCGTCTCACAGTCCACACCAGGCTCAGAAAAACCACCTCGCCACTGTGGagacatcatcatcaccactaccatcattatcaccatcacgatcatcgtcatcatcatcaccatccccGTTATCACCATTATcattatcatcaccatcatcattatcTTCCTTCTCCCCTTCATTATCATCACAATCATTATGAAACACATAGCACGTTGATCTAACCATTACACACATTACACAGATCTAGACTGGACTGACCACTGTCCCATGCAAACACAGCCTAGCTGCAACGCAGCATTCATGTTGATGAGAGATTTACCTGTGAATGATTGATGGTGAGGCTGCCACATGCATGTTTAGGGCTAGGGATGTGAGGCAGGAAGATTACCCTGATCCTGGAGGACAGAAGACAGAGCCCATCACCATCTGCTCTTCTACCACTCAGCACCAGTTAGAGTGGATTAATGTAATAGCTACAAGAGTGCAGAGAATCTCTCTGCACAGTGTAATAGTggtgacagaacacacacttgCCGTGTCTGAGAGAAGATGCAGACCaacagaaaacagagagacagagggataatGGTGCCAATGTAGGTGCTGGTGTTGATCGGTGACTTGGCCTCCACATCACAGGAAACTGCAGGAATAAACACACTTCTCTCAGCCACAACAATGTaataagagggagggagaaacagtaacagagagagaaagagagagagagactttttaCAAAGCTATTCATTAATCTTGTTCGTTATTTTGCAAAAATGCTCACTCATTCCTGCCAATAAAGAATACGTGAGTTGAATTGAACTGAATTGAGAGCTGATTGGTTCATAAACAGTCATGATTGTTTGATTCGTTTTTGCTTTTCAATTAACTATTGACCCCTGACTTAACATGCctgtatattgtaaattacttaTATTACTTATATTActtacatcacttcagtggtttagatcgtatctatctgatagatcacaatatgtccactatgatggctgctcatccaggagctccactgtaaaatacggagtaccacagggttcagttctaggccctctgttattttctctctatatgctgcctttaggaaaaataattagaagctctggggtaaatgttcactgttatgcagatgatactcagctatatatgtctataaagtctggagaatttccacatgctatggaaaaatgtgtttctaggttgagagcttggatgactgcaaatttccttcttctaaattcggataaaaccgaggttcaaattttcggtcctaaaaaatatagaaataatttttccaatctgaccttagacctagacggcgtcaaagtctctcaaagccagatagtaaaaaatttaggagtcacaatggacccagacctttcgtttgagtaccatattaagcaaatgaccagaactgcatttttccatctacgtaatattgccaaaatacgaaaatttctctcaaaggatgatgccgaaaaactaatacatgcatttgttacgtcccgattggactattgcaatgtgttgttctctggcctcccaattacccacctaaaaaatttacagcgggtgcaaaatgctgctgctagactattgaccagaacaagaaagtttgatcacataacatctactcttgtctctctacactggctccctatccaagccagagctgacttcaaagttctactactaacctacaaatctctgcatggattggcaccactgtacctctccggtctccttgcaccctattgccccgcaaggacacttagatctcaagatgccggctatctggtggttcccaaaattaagaaaaaaacagctggaggtagggcgttctcatatagagcacctcttctctggaacaaattacccgtctcaattaaggagtctgatactgtttcgacattcaaaattaggttaaaaacgttattgtttagtcaattctacgactgttaaaggtaagtatgttactagttggaggcaacaggggacgggttgtttccatccttattctataagtataacttattttagagttctcttcccctggaacagatttcatgttccaaatgaggggggctgtcgctgtcttggtgtgtggggttgcatcaaattcccctttttttgctctgttaaattgctgcaccagtccacacttgaccggtggggatctcattctattatgactgtaactgttagctgctcctggcattctctaatccctgctctcctctctctgttccccccccacacacatcccttgtggtgtggggggtttgagttgtcagcacctgcctggtcgtcggtcagccaacgctggacctggtcgcgagtctcccggtcctgttctacatctataaagttgaacaatggattttggtgttttaaaaacccatcgacactgtatgactatgtttagcctgtgttctgctcctctctctcaccaaccgtctctggaggagtttttccttgtcttccttgagggtttaggttggttgaggggcagttctatgggcatatgtgaagccctctgtgacatgcttgcgtgtaaaaagggctatacaaataaatttgatttgatttgatttatataCTTATTTTGGATTGCTAAACAGTGGTTTTGGTTTTCAATTAGCTCCAAATATGTCGTTTTTATTCTTGAAAAAGATTTGAAATGCCAAAAAAATGAAATTGAATTGAAAACCAGAGAGCCAGACAACAAGGATGAATTTGCAACATCAATACTATAAACTTAGAAATTTAGAACAGCTACACTGATAGTCTTGTGTGTGGGTTACTTATCTGACATCTAAAACTTgggaacaaaaacaacaaaggtTAGGGGCAGACAAACCTGCACTGTCCTAAAAActcaaataatgaaaataaatcggAGCAGTTTGGCCTGCTCTCTTCGCgtcccagccccttcactctgattgTTCCTCTGGTTGGAGCGAGTTTGCTACGAATATCTCGAgaacctttttataatccaaagCAGTGCATACCGGGAactcctttttataatccaacggagtgcagtacCGTAAATGCTATCAACAAACGCATTTGCAAATGAAACTAAGGAAAATAGTGAAattatgttttgttatttagaagcaaattcacttttacaacagctgctttcaaaggggctggctagttaacagaatgacaatataaagtggatataactttcagtatagatcagtgaatttagTTGCATAAATGAATGTCTTCTGTTATGGACTGAAGTTTAGATGTTTGtagtggtaagacaatttaacagagaaccaatacagtacttttgatcaacataacataagcaatctATGATGTTGGAAACAGTAGACAAATGAAGGCttcataatcatttgcatgaatgtaggctaccacaggATTGGTAATTTGACTAGAacagatgtggaggttgaacaagtacttacAGAGAttacagagaatttcaattgtgatctgagaaaataggcaccaaaaccactgagaagaaaTGTCATCACCCGCTGCATCACGGCCACTGgcatctatctataattccagaaattggtgtgtgtcaccgacatcaccgcgggcactgtgccctatctataattcctggaatctgtgtgtgtgtgccaccaatttaaTCACAAGCCCTGTACATTAGTAATAATTAATTGTCAAACACCAGTGATTTCTCAGAAGCACAAGGTCTAAAAGTAAAGTATTGTTCTTTGCAAAGAACATTGTGTGCAAAGAACATACTCTCTAAACATAAGAGAGACCAGACCGCCTTAGCTCTTAGAACAACTACAATCATTTGTGTCAAAATCAAAAGCTGCAGTTGTtatctgggacaatgtaagtTTACACCGGGCTGCTCTGATCCACAATTGGTTCACCAACCACCCACGGTTTTTGGTGCTTCCCctcccaccatactctccatttCTAAACGCAATAGAGGAGTTTTTTTCTGCCTGGAGATGGAAGGTATACGAACGCAATCCGCAGGCGCAGATGCCCCTGATACAGGCCATGGAGGAGGCATGTGGCAATATAGCCCCTGAGGCCTTTCAGGGCTGGATTCGCCACACCAGGCGTTACTTTCCCCGCTGTCTGGCCAGAGAGAACATagcctgtgatgttgatgagGTCCTCTGGCCAGACAGGATCCGAAGACAGGATGCAGCCTAATtattttgtcctccttttttacagtgtttacagtatatatatttttattttacttttcttCTTTGTTGTTGACTGTACTGGCCTATTCTTTA
The DNA window shown above is from Osmerus eperlanus chromosome 3, fOsmEpe2.1, whole genome shotgun sequence and carries:
- the crlf2 gene encoding cytokine receptor-like factor 2, with protein sequence MCASVLLSLLLVCSFPQTGDTTPPAINPDNIRLNVSRSSKGLQVSWQYPRPDQDERCYETQLQHNTSCHTDWQTVTLQDRDFLLESPSWGRSYTFRVRMKHINICAPHQWSAWTPPVYWGPEAHTVSCDVEAKSPINTSTYIGTIIPLSLCFLLVCIFSQTRIRVIFLPHIPSPKHACGSLTINHSQWRGGFSEPGVDCETVDVEIVSIQNTEEEEEAKEKEEGENAEKEKEEEGNRNEECSVFDQGLCPTDAGLQIYPSLAANGAYCSLCLWDERNASLNMVV